CCGGCCGCCAGTTCGGGCGTCGCGAGGTTGCCCAGCTCGTCGCGGATGGCCTTGCAGACCTCCTGCGCGTCCGCGGCGCTGGCCACCCGGCCGGTGCCGATCGCCCACACCGGCTCGTAGGCGATCACGACCTGGCCGATCTGCTCGGCGGACAGCCCCGCCAGCGAACCGCGCAGCGACTCGACGTTGTGCTCGACGTGGTTGCCGGCCTCCCGGACCTCGAGTTGCTCGCCGATGCAGATGATCGGCACCAGGCCGTGCCGGAACGCGGCCGCGGCCTTGGCGGCGACCTGGGCGTCGTCCTCGTGGTGGTAGGTGCGGCGTTCGGAGTGGCCGACGACGACGTAGGTGCAGCCGAGCTTGGCCAGGAACGCTCCGCTGATGTCCCCGGTGTAGGCGCCCGAGTCGTGCTCGGAGAGATCCTGCGCGCCGTAGGTCAGCAGCAGTTTGTCACCGTCGACGAGCGTCTGCACGCTGCGCAGGTCGGTGAACGGCGGGATGACCGTGACGTCGACCTTGTCGAAGTACTTCGCGGGCAACGCGAAGGCGATCTTCTGCACCAGGGCGATGGCCTCGAAGTGGTTGAGGTTCATCTTCCAGTTGCCGGCGATGAGCGGCTTACGCGACACGGGTCTCCTCAGTTCTCGAGCACTTCGATGCCCGGCAGGGCCTTGCCCTCAAGGTATTCCAGCGACGCTCCGCCGCCGGTGGAAATGTGCGAGAAGCCGTCCTCGGCCAGGCCGAGTTGGCGCACGGCGGCCGCGGAGTCACCGCCGCCGACGACGCTGAAACCGCCCTTGCCGGTCGCGGCGATGATCGCCTCGGCCACGCCCTTGGTGCCCGCCGCGAACGACGGGAACTCGAACACGCCCATGGGGCCGTTCCAGAACACGGTCTTGGCGTTGCTCAGCAGCGTGGTGAACCGCTCGACCGAGCCCGGCCCGATGTCGAGCCCCATCTTGTCGTCGGGGATCCGGTCGGCGGTGACGACCTCCGATGTCGCGTCGGCGGCGAACTTGTCGGCCACCACCACGTCGACCGGCAGGTGCAGCACGTCGGCGTAGGTGTCGAGCAGCTTGCGGCAGGTCTCCACCATGCTCTCCTCGAGCAGCGAGCTGCCGACCGAAAAGCCTTGCGCGGCAAGGAAGGTGAAGCACATTCCGCCACCGATGAGCAGGCTGTCGGCCTTCTCGGCAAGCGACTCGATGACCGCCAGCTTGTCCGACACCTTCGATCCGCCGAGCACGACCGCGTAGGGCCGGTCCGTGGAGCTCGTCAGCTGCTCGAGCACCTTGACCTCGGCGGCCACCAGCGTGCCCGCGTAGTGCGGCAGCAGGGTCGCCACGTCGTAGACCGACGCCTGCTTGCGGTGCACCACGCCAAAGCCGTCACTGACGAACGCGCCGTCGTCGCCCACGAGCTCGACGAGCGCCTTGGCCAGCTTGCCCCGCTCGGCGTCGTCCTTGCTGGTCTCGCGGGCATCGAACCGGATGTTCTCCAGCAGCAGGACGTCGCCGTCGGTCAGCCCCTCGGCGCGGGCGAGCGCGTCGGTGCCGACCACGTCGCCGGCCAGCTGCACGTGCCTGCCGAGCTGCTCCCCCAGCGCCGCCGCGACCGGAGCCAGCGAGAACTTCGGGTCGGGACCGTCCTTGGGGCGGCCGAGGTGCGCGGTGACGACGACCTTGGCGCCGGCGTCGGACAGCGCCTTCAGCGTCGGCACCGACGCGATGATGCGACCGGGGTCGGTGATGTTGCCGTCATCGTCGAGCGGGACGTTGAGGTCCGAGCGGACCAGCACCCCACGCCCCGAAACACCTTCGGAGAGAAGGTCTTCGAGTGTCTTGATCGCCACGGCTCTAGAGCGACTTGCCGACCAGCGCGACGAGGTCGACGAGGCGGTTCGAGTAGCCCCACTCGTTGTCGTACCACGAGACGACCTTGGCCTGGTTGTCGATGACCTTGGTCAGGCCCGCATCGTAGAGCGAGCTGTGCGGGTCGGTGACGATGTCGCTCGAGACGATCGGGGCGTCGTAGTACTTCAGGATGCCCTTGAGCGGACCCTCGGCGGCGGCCTTCATCGCGGCGTTGATCTCGTCGACGGTGGCCGACTTGCTCAGCTCGGCGGTCAGGTCGGTGACCGAACCCGTGGGGATCGGCACCCGCAGCGCGTAGCCGTCGAGCTTGCCCTTCAGCTCCGGCAGCACCAGGCCGATGGCCTTGGCGGCGCCGGTCGAGGTCGGCACGATGTTGATCGCGGCGGCGCGGGCGCGACGCAGGTCCTTGTGCGGGCCGTCCTGCAGGTTCTGGTCCTGGGTGTAGGCGTGGATCGTGGTCATCAGGCCCTTGACGATGCCGAACTCGTCGTTGAGGACCTTGGCCAGCGGGCCGAGGCAGTTCGTGGTGCAGGACGCGTTGGAGATGATGTTCTGGCTGCCGTCGTACTTGTCGTCGTTGACGCCCAGCACGATCGTGATGTCCTCATCACTGGCCGGAGCCGAGATGATGACCTTCTTGGCGCCGGCGTCGAGGTGGCCCTGCGCCTTGTCCCGCTTGGTGAAGATGCCGGTCGACTCGACAACCACGTCGACGCCGAGGTCACCCCACGGCAGCGCCGACGGGCCCTCCTTGATCGACAGACCCTTGAGCGCGTCGCCGCCGACGTTGATGGTCTCGCCGTCGACGGAGACGTCGAACGGCAACCGGCCCAGGATCGAGTCGAACTTCAGCAGGTGCGCCAGCGTCTCGTTGTCGGTCAGGTCGTTGACCGCGACGATCTCGACGTCGGTGTTCTTGCCCTCGAGCTTCTGGGCCGCCAGGGCCCGGAAGAAGTTCCGCCCGATGCGGCCGAAGCCGTTGACGCCTACGCGGATGGTCACGCTGTCTCCTTAGTCGGTCCTGGTGTACTCGCCAGCCAGCCTAATGGTGTGATACATGCCACGCGCGACCTGGTCAGTGCACGGCCAGGCTCTGGTCGGCGTAGGGGTTGCCGAGCCATTTCCTGCGGATCCGCTGCAGGGTGCCGTCGGCCTCCAGTTCGGCCTGCGCCACGGTCAGCCGGCCCAGCAGCGCCTGGTCACCGGGCGCGACGGCGATCGCGATGTCCTCGACGGTGATGCCACGCTGGACCACCTCCACGCCGGGCAGCGGCCGGACCAGTTCGGTGAGCACCGGCGCGAGCTTCATGAACGCGTCGCAGTCGCCGGTGGTCAGGTCGGTCAGCGCGGTGCGCACGGCGCCGTAGTCGTAGACACGCACGGCGGCGGCCCTGCCGTCGGCGACCAACTGCTCGGCGACCGGCCGGCTGGTGTTGCCGCGCTGCACGCCGATGGTCAGGCCGTCGAGGTCGTCGACGGAGGTCACGCGCGGCAACCGCCGGGTGTCGACCGCCAGCGACTGCCCGGAGATGACGTAGGGCGCGACGAACGTCGCCTTGCGTTCCCGTTCGGCGGTGACGGTGGTGCCCGCGGCCACGCAGTCGTAGGCGCCGTCGCCGAGCGCGTCGAAGATGCCGTCGAAGTCGGCGCCGTCGTAGGCGATGAATTCGGCGGCGGCACCGATCTTGTCGGCGATCGCCGTCATCAGGTCGATGTCGAGTCCACCGCCGTCGGGCATGGAGTTGAACGGCGGGTCGGGGGCGGCCACGCCGACTGTGAGTGTCGCCACGCTGTCCAACCTATGCCGTCGCCATCTCCGGTGGTTCGCGAGTCAGCCCGCGCGTGAGCACCAGCAGGTACGCGATGCCGATCCCGAGCCAGGCCAGCCCCAGCACCAGCGCCTTGGAGTCGAGTTGGGTCAGCAGGTAGACGTCGATGGCCGCGCCGACGACCGGCAGCAGTACGTACCGCCACGGGCTGAGCTGCTCGCCGCGGTGCTTGAGGTAGTAGCCGATGACCGCCAGGTTCACCAACGTGAACGCGGTGAACGCGCCGAAATTGATGAACGACGTGGAGGTCGCGACGTCGAGGAAGATAGCGGCCAACCCGATCGCGCCGCACAGCATGATGTTGAACACCGGTGTGTGGAAACGCTCTGAGAGCCAACCGAACACCCGCGGCGGCAGCACCCGGTCGCGGCCCATCGCGTACAGCAGCCGCGCCACCGCGGCCTGCGCCGACAGCCCCGAGGTGAACTGGCCGACGATGAGCCCGGTGAGGAACACCGCACCGAACAGGCTGCCGCCGATCGTCTTGGCGATGTCGGCGGCCAGCGAATCGGCGTTGTCGAACGTCCCGCCGGGCGACACCAGCGTCACGAAATAGCTGACCAGCACGAAGATCCCGCCGCCGATCACGGCGACGAGCACGATCGCCCGCGGGACCGTGCGTTCCGCGTCGTGGGTCTCCTCGGTCAGGGTGCTGATCGCGTCGAACCCGAGGAACGAGTAGGCCGCGACGGCGGCGCCGGCTGCCAGCGCGCCGAAACCGCTCGCGCCGGTGAACGGCGTCGTCGACACCAGCGACTCCGAACCGTTGACCAGATGCGCGATCGACAGGATCACGAACAGCGCCAGGATCAGCAACTGCACGGTCATCAGCACGAAGTTGGTGCGGTCGGCGACCTTGAGCCCGATCACGTTGAGCGCCGACGTGATCACGATGAACGCCAGGATCCAGACGAAGAACGGCACACCGGGGAACTGGCCGTGCAGATACGAGCCGCCGATCAGCCAGATCACCAACGGCAGGAACAGGTAGTCCAGCAGGATCGCCCAGCCGACAACGAATCCCACCCGGGAGTCGAGCGACTTGCGCACATAGGTGTAGGCCGATCCGGCGACCGGGAAGTGCTTGGCCATCACCGCGTAACTCAGTGCGGTGAACAACATCGCCACGGTCGCAACGAGATACGACCCGGCGCTGCCGCCGTCGGAGAGCTCGGCGATGACCCCGAAGATGCCGAGCACGATGATCGGCGTCATGTACGCCAGACCGAACAACACCAGCGATCGCAGTCGCAGTTGCTTCTGCAGTCGGGGTGTCTCGGTCATGACGCTCCTCTCGGTTCCCACCGGGTCGGATCGATCCGGCCCTGATAGATCGGCAACTCGATCACCGGATCGTCGGCGGCCATCTGCGACCACATCCGGTTGTAGCCCTCGGTG
The window above is part of the Mycolicibacterium rutilum genome. Proteins encoded here:
- the tpiA gene encoding triose-phosphate isomerase, which translates into the protein MSRKPLIAGNWKMNLNHFEAIALVQKIAFALPAKYFDKVDVTVIPPFTDLRSVQTLVDGDKLLLTYGAQDLSEHDSGAYTGDISGAFLAKLGCTYVVVGHSERRTYHHEDDAQVAAKAAAAFRHGLVPIICIGEQLEVREAGNHVEHNVESLRGSLAGLSAEQIGQVVIAYEPVWAIGTGRVASAADAQEVCKAIRDELGNLATPELAAGIRVLYGGSVNAKNVGEIVAQPDVDGALVGGASLDGEQFATLSAIAAGGPLP
- a CDS encoding phosphoglycerate kinase translates to MAIKTLEDLLSEGVSGRGVLVRSDLNVPLDDDGNITDPGRIIASVPTLKALSDAGAKVVVTAHLGRPKDGPDPKFSLAPVAAALGEQLGRHVQLAGDVVGTDALARAEGLTDGDVLLLENIRFDARETSKDDAERGKLAKALVELVGDDGAFVSDGFGVVHRKQASVYDVATLLPHYAGTLVAAEVKVLEQLTSSTDRPYAVVLGGSKVSDKLAVIESLAEKADSLLIGGGMCFTFLAAQGFSVGSSLLEESMVETCRKLLDTYADVLHLPVDVVVADKFAADATSEVVTADRIPDDKMGLDIGPGSVERFTTLLSNAKTVFWNGPMGVFEFPSFAAGTKGVAEAIIAATGKGGFSVVGGGDSAAAVRQLGLAEDGFSHISTGGGASLEYLEGKALPGIEVLEN
- the gap gene encoding type I glyceraldehyde-3-phosphate dehydrogenase, producing the protein MTIRVGVNGFGRIGRNFFRALAAQKLEGKNTDVEIVAVNDLTDNETLAHLLKFDSILGRLPFDVSVDGETINVGGDALKGLSIKEGPSALPWGDLGVDVVVESTGIFTKRDKAQGHLDAGAKKVIISAPASDEDITIVLGVNDDKYDGSQNIISNASCTTNCLGPLAKVLNDEFGIVKGLMTTIHAYTQDQNLQDGPHKDLRRARAAAINIVPTSTGAAKAIGLVLPELKGKLDGYALRVPIPTGSVTDLTAELSKSATVDEINAAMKAAAEGPLKGILKYYDAPIVSSDIVTDPHSSLYDAGLTKVIDNQAKVVSWYDNEWGYSNRLVDLVALVGKSL
- a CDS encoding ABC transporter substrate-binding protein, whose protein sequence is MATLTVGVAAPDPPFNSMPDGGGLDIDLMTAIADKIGAAAEFIAYDGADFDGIFDALGDGAYDCVAAGTTVTAERERKATFVAPYVISGQSLAVDTRRLPRVTSVDDLDGLTIGVQRGNTSRPVAEQLVADGRAAAVRVYDYGAVRTALTDLTTGDCDAFMKLAPVLTELVRPLPGVEVVQRGITVEDIAIAVAPGDQALLGRLTVAQAELEADGTLQRIRRKWLGNPYADQSLAVH
- a CDS encoding APC family permease; the encoded protein is MTETPRLQKQLRLRSLVLFGLAYMTPIIVLGIFGVIAELSDGGSAGSYLVATVAMLFTALSYAVMAKHFPVAGSAYTYVRKSLDSRVGFVVGWAILLDYLFLPLVIWLIGGSYLHGQFPGVPFFVWILAFIVITSALNVIGLKVADRTNFVLMTVQLLILALFVILSIAHLVNGSESLVSTTPFTGASGFGALAAGAAVAAYSFLGFDAISTLTEETHDAERTVPRAIVLVAVIGGGIFVLVSYFVTLVSPGGTFDNADSLAADIAKTIGGSLFGAVFLTGLIVGQFTSGLSAQAAVARLLYAMGRDRVLPPRVFGWLSERFHTPVFNIMLCGAIGLAAIFLDVATSTSFINFGAFTAFTLVNLAVIGYYLKHRGEQLSPWRYVLLPVVGAAIDVYLLTQLDSKALVLGLAWLGIGIAYLLVLTRGLTREPPEMATA